One genomic region from Sulfurimonas sp. hsl 1-7 encodes:
- a CDS encoding NADH-quinone oxidoreductase subunit G, translating to MSKTINFKIDGQLVEAQKGETILQAARKAGIYIPTMCYISKTSPCASCRICSVEVEGVDGFILSCNTPPTEGIEVKTNSAELEQERTNIMKLYDVNHPLECGVCDKSGECDLQNMTLEFGVDAQNFSAREQHKTVKDWGLISYDPALCIMCEKCTHVCNESIGDDAIDVYFGGYSSTIIPKNAEKLDCTFCGECIAVCPVGALVSSEFKYSANAWELSRVPSTCAHCSAGCSLEYEVKHTGLNGNDAIHRVKNNFEFTSLCGAGRFGFDFNNEQKSDAAAFNKAVEAVKNAGAIRFSSMITNEEAYILQKLKEMLGLKLFNEDAKQYADFMKSYSSVSGKLHHSGSLDAIKQAEAVIVLGSRIATDNPGVRYALTTASRHNGAKIVYAHPIEDALLQNTVTQFMKYEAGSEEGVLALIANELLENVDVDEDTKAFLDNLDLGNLSAESNVGDDELKFMKKSFARAKNNVLVIGSDVLAHARAENIAKLAATIEKYTDFSLVVVPSEVNTTGVSMICDLDADENSANVVGYNEKGDFVISSLGSADLAVPALNQQEGTVVSIDNRVLPLNVALGFDGYTLNDIANALGLEAKNTIDYTKELSNIAGFKAVEFDNLENFLSPLGEDVRGYLLDEVEVETTAKLEDVEELPEYNGTIIYNANPVLQFNNYTNKTTQLPKDDALRGSQQFATAAKISDGDKVTITFGSQSVTRTFKLDDELKGTIALNPVFDMESMSAYRFAKSKIERVVS from the coding sequence ATGAGTAAGACAATTAACTTTAAAATTGATGGTCAACTTGTAGAGGCTCAAAAAGGTGAGACTATTTTACAAGCTGCACGTAAAGCGGGAATCTATATTCCGACTATGTGTTACATCTCAAAAACAAGTCCGTGTGCATCGTGCCGTATCTGTTCTGTAGAGGTTGAAGGGGTTGATGGTTTCATACTTTCATGTAATACTCCTCCAACTGAGGGAATAGAAGTTAAAACAAACTCTGCAGAATTAGAGCAAGAACGTACAAACATCATGAAGCTTTATGATGTAAATCACCCGTTAGAGTGTGGTGTATGTGACAAATCTGGTGAGTGTGATCTACAAAATATGACTCTAGAATTTGGTGTAGATGCTCAAAACTTTTCTGCTCGTGAACAACATAAAACTGTAAAAGATTGGGGACTTATCTCTTACGATCCGGCTTTATGTATCATGTGTGAGAAGTGTACACACGTTTGTAATGAGTCTATCGGTGATGATGCAATTGATGTTTATTTTGGTGGATACAGTTCAACTATTATCCCTAAAAATGCAGAGAAACTTGATTGTACTTTCTGTGGAGAGTGTATAGCGGTTTGTCCTGTCGGTGCACTTGTAAGCAGTGAGTTTAAATACTCTGCAAATGCATGGGAACTTTCTCGTGTACCATCAACTTGTGCACACTGTTCAGCAGGATGTTCATTAGAGTATGAAGTAAAACATACTGGTTTAAACGGTAATGATGCTATCCATAGAGTGAAAAATAACTTTGAGTTTACATCTTTATGTGGAGCTGGACGTTTCGGATTTGACTTTAACAATGAACAAAAAAGTGATGCAGCGGCATTTAACAAAGCTGTAGAGGCTGTGAAAAATGCAGGTGCTATCCGTTTTAGTTCTATGATTACAAATGAAGAGGCGTATATTCTTCAGAAATTAAAAGAGATGTTAGGTCTAAAACTTTTCAATGAAGATGCAAAACAATACGCTGACTTTATGAAATCGTACAGCTCTGTAAGCGGTAAACTACACCACAGCGGTTCATTAGATGCTATTAAACAAGCTGAGGCTGTAATTGTTCTTGGTTCAAGAATAGCAACTGATAATCCTGGTGTAAGATATGCACTTACAACTGCATCACGTCACAACGGTGCAAAAATTGTATATGCACACCCGATCGAGGATGCTTTACTTCAAAATACTGTTACGCAGTTTATGAAATATGAAGCAGGTTCTGAAGAAGGTGTACTCGCACTTATCGCTAATGAACTTTTAGAGAATGTTGATGTAGATGAAGATACAAAAGCATTTTTAGATAACTTAGATCTAGGAAACCTATCTGCTGAGAGCAATGTAGGTGACGATGAACTCAAATTTATGAAAAAATCTTTTGCTCGTGCAAAAAATAATGTACTTGTAATCGGTAGCGATGTTTTAGCTCACGCGCGTGCAGAAAATATTGCAAAACTTGCAGCAACAATTGAAAAGTATACTGACTTCTCGTTAGTTGTAGTTCCATCTGAAGTAAACACGACGGGTGTAAGTATGATTTGTGATCTTGATGCTGATGAAAACAGTGCTAACGTAGTTGGTTACAACGAAAAAGGTGATTTTGTTATCTCATCTTTAGGCTCTGCTGATTTAGCGGTACCTGCACTGAATCAACAAGAGGGTACAGTTGTTAGCATTGACAATAGAGTATTGCCTTTAAACGTTGCACTTGGTTTTGATGGATATACGTTAAACGATATAGCAAACGCTTTAGGTTTAGAAGCGAAAAATACGATCGACTACACAAAAGAGTTATCAAATATTGCAGGCTTTAAAGCGGTAGAGTTTGATAACTTAGAGAACTTCTTAAGCCCGTTAGGGGAAGATGTAAGAGGTTATCTATTAGACGAGGTTGAAGTTGAAACAACGGCAAAACTGGAAGATGTAGAGGAATTACCGGAGTATAACGGTACTATTATCTACAATGCAAACCCTGTTTTACAGTTTAACAACTATACAAACAAAACAACACAATTACCAAAAGATGATGCACTAAGAGGTTCACAGCAATTTGCAACAGCTGCTAAAATCTCTGACGGTGACAAAGTTACAATCACATTTGGTTCACAAAGTGTTACAAGAACTTTTAAACTTGATGATGAGTTAAAAGGGACTATTGCACTTAATCCAGTATTTGATATGGAAAGTATGAGTGCATATAGATTTGCAAAATCCAAGATAGAAAGAGTGGTATCATGA
- a CDS encoding FAD-dependent oxidoreductase: protein MSKVYFSTWNGELVNNVGKPQEEWEESAYNLPAQYDDHRSSRAFIGWDGVTLFDEDVDVIRLAMEYAAQYQEYSEACGRCAPGRWGGRILYDQLDKIARGEGEVADLDHLKEIGKSMQITSKCEIGKTVPNPILDLMTHFEDTFLECINEKKPSKHYDADASYIAKITAPCTDACPAHVDIPGYIEGVRDLRFDDSLEATRQTMPLAHTCGRVCPHPCEDACRRTNLDEPISIMALKRLGADYETDHGFNYFHPMEKKESIGKKIAVIGAGPAGLTTAYYTAAEGIEVDCYEELPVLGGEVTVGVPEYRMPWDKYAQDIECVRDMGVNFITNRKITADDMRRFEQEYDAVMVATGTRISKKVRCDNEREEIKGYWGAIDFLDWVNLYEKFDIKTPKHVQEQQLLPTDHVDLTGKTVVCVGGGFTSMDVVRCSIRAGAKKVYMIYRRDEKTIIRNTTYEEYHEAVEEGVEFLFHSAVNKITTDENDVLTELLIDKFELVPDPDGGRPNLEKVEGASYTIEADYLIPAVSQSADLDLLPEEWDIEMTSWATIKTNGKDYMTSRKGIFASGDCEYGPMTIVNAVGQAKRAASVMSRYVQTGEITLTDEEIMEDHLMKLKVYDKNEKITGWLPGLPREHAEVLDVDVRKDNNKEVNLGFTQDQALTEAERCMRCYYIAMVQA, encoded by the coding sequence TTGAGCAAAGTATATTTTTCTACTTGGAATGGTGAACTGGTAAACAATGTCGGTAAACCTCAAGAAGAGTGGGAAGAATCAGCTTATAACCTGCCGGCACAGTATGACGATCATAGATCTTCACGTGCATTCATCGGTTGGGACGGTGTTACACTTTTTGATGAAGATGTAGATGTTATCCGCCTGGCGATGGAATACGCAGCTCAGTACCAAGAGTACTCTGAAGCGTGTGGTAGATGTGCACCGGGACGTTGGGGTGGACGTATTTTATACGATCAACTTGATAAAATCGCTCGCGGTGAGGGTGAAGTAGCTGATTTAGACCACTTAAAAGAGATCGGAAAAAGTATGCAGATCACATCTAAATGTGAGATAGGAAAAACTGTTCCAAATCCTATTTTAGATCTGATGACACACTTTGAAGATACTTTCCTTGAGTGTATTAACGAGAAAAAGCCGTCAAAACATTACGATGCAGATGCAAGTTATATCGCAAAAATAACTGCACCTTGTACAGACGCTTGTCCGGCACATGTTGATATTCCTGGATATATTGAAGGTGTAAGAGATTTACGTTTCGATGATTCACTAGAAGCAACTCGTCAAACTATGCCGCTTGCTCACACTTGTGGTCGTGTTTGTCCACACCCTTGTGAAGATGCATGTCGTAGAACAAACCTTGATGAGCCTATCTCTATTATGGCGCTGAAACGTTTAGGTGCTGATTATGAAACTGATCATGGTTTTAATTATTTCCATCCTATGGAGAAAAAAGAATCTATCGGTAAGAAAATTGCAGTTATCGGTGCAGGCCCTGCAGGTTTAACTACAGCATACTATACAGCTGCTGAGGGAATTGAAGTTGATTGTTATGAAGAGCTTCCGGTTCTTGGTGGTGAGGTAACTGTTGGAGTTCCTGAATACCGTATGCCGTGGGATAAGTACGCACAAGATATCGAATGTGTTCGTGATATGGGTGTAAACTTTATCACTAACCGTAAAATTACAGCTGATGATATGCGTAGATTTGAGCAAGAATATGACGCTGTAATGGTAGCAACTGGTACGCGTATCTCTAAAAAAGTTCGTTGTGACAATGAACGTGAAGAGATTAAAGGTTACTGGGGAGCAATCGATTTCCTTGACTGGGTAAACCTGTATGAGAAGTTTGATATTAAAACTCCTAAACATGTCCAAGAGCAGCAATTGCTTCCAACTGATCACGTAGATTTAACTGGTAAAACAGTTGTGTGTGTAGGTGGTGGTTTTACATCTATGGACGTTGTACGTTGTTCAATCCGTGCAGGTGCTAAAAAAGTATATATGATTTATCGCCGTGATGAGAAAACTATTATCCGTAATACTACGTATGAAGAATATCACGAAGCAGTTGAAGAGGGTGTAGAGTTCCTTTTCCACTCTGCGGTAAATAAAATTACAACTGATGAGAATGATGTATTAACTGAACTGTTGATCGATAAGTTTGAATTAGTACCGGATCCTGATGGCGGACGCCCGAATTTAGAAAAAGTTGAAGGTGCGTCGTATACGATTGAAGCAGATTATTTAATCCCTGCAGTTTCTCAATCGGCTGATCTTGATCTTCTTCCTGAAGAGTGGGATATTGAGATGACATCATGGGCTACTATTAAGACTAACGGTAAAGACTATATGACATCTCGTAAAGGTATCTTTGCTTCAGGTGACTGTGAATATGGTCCGATGACTATCGTTAATGCAGTAGGTCAGGCTAAACGTGCAGCATCTGTAATGTCAAGATATGTACAAACTGGTGAGATCACTTTAACAGATGAAGAGATCATGGAAGATCACTTAATGAAGTTAAAAGTGTATGACAAAAACGAGAAAATTACTGGTTGGTTACCGGGATTACCACGTGAGCATGCAGAAGTGCTTGATGTTGATGTGAGAAAAGATAACAACAAAGAGGTAAATCTTGGATTTACTCAAGATCAGGCTTTAACTGAGGCTGAGCGTTGTATGCGTTGTTATTATATCGCTATGGTACAGGCATAA
- a CDS encoding NADH-ubiquinone oxidoreductase subunit E family protein, giving the protein MKRYDLRHLKDNFEPRMKEILGETHKPSETLIFLFEIGDFTPVQRSADLVKECGWELYNSLKFNEVDWTIVVKKD; this is encoded by the coding sequence ATGAAAAGATATGATCTAAGACATTTAAAAGATAATTTTGAACCTCGTATGAAAGAGATCTTAGGTGAAACTCACAAACCAAGTGAGACACTTATTTTTCTTTTTGAAATTGGCGACTTTACACCTGTACAAAGAAGTGCAGACTTAGTAAAAGAGTGTGGTTGGGAGTTATACAACTCACTGAAATTCAACGAAGTTGACTGGACTATCGTTGTTAAAAAAGATTAG
- the nuoD gene encoding NADH dehydrogenase (quinone) subunit D, translating into MAQVKNRLTPFFENITFDREDNELILNFGPQHPSAHGQLRLMLHLQQEQITKAHPDVGYLHRGMEKMAENMIYNEFMPTTDRMDYIASSSNNYGFALAVEKLIGLEVPRRAKVIRMMLLEINRLMSHLFWLATTALDIGAMTIFLFAFREREYLMDIIEGYCGARLTHAAIRIGGVPLDIQDDFLAQLRTFLDKLPQNIKDYEDLLDSNRIWRMRMEDVGVISTDMALSWGCTGPMLRASGVAWDIRKEEPYELYDEVEFNVPFSDKGDNFARYRIYMEEMRESAKILYQTIEMYERCVKEGQTELMAHAPKYISAPKLDIMTQNYSLMQHFVLVTQGMRPPVGEVYVATESPKGELGYYINSQGGPYPYRLKLRAPSFWHTGILTDLLPGHYIPDVVSIIGTTNIVFGEVDR; encoded by the coding sequence ATGGCACAAGTAAAAAACAGATTAACACCGTTTTTTGAAAATATTACATTTGACAGAGAAGATAATGAGCTAATCTTAAACTTCGGTCCACAGCACCCGTCTGCTCACGGACAGTTAAGACTTATGCTTCACCTTCAACAAGAGCAAATTACAAAAGCACATCCAGATGTTGGATATCTTCACCGTGGTATGGAGAAGATGGCTGAAAATATGATCTATAACGAGTTTATGCCTACTACTGACCGTATGGATTATATCGCTTCATCTTCAAACAACTACGGTTTTGCACTTGCAGTTGAAAAACTGATCGGACTTGAAGTTCCTCGTCGTGCAAAAGTAATTAGAATGATGCTTTTAGAGATTAACCGTCTTATGTCACACCTTTTCTGGTTAGCAACTACTGCTCTTGATATCGGTGCGATGACTATCTTCTTATTTGCATTCCGTGAAAGAGAATACCTAATGGATATTATCGAGGGATACTGTGGTGCACGTTTAACTCACGCAGCTATTCGTATCGGTGGTGTTCCTTTAGATATCCAAGATGATTTCTTGGCACAACTAAGAACTTTCTTAGACAAACTTCCACAAAACATTAAAGATTACGAAGATCTACTGGATTCTAACCGTATCTGGAGAATGAGAATGGAAGATGTTGGTGTTATCTCAACAGATATGGCACTTTCATGGGGTTGTACAGGTCCAATGTTAAGAGCTTCTGGCGTAGCATGGGATATCCGTAAAGAAGAGCCGTATGAACTTTATGATGAAGTAGAATTTAATGTACCGTTCTCTGACAAGGGTGACAACTTCGCGCGTTATAGAATCTATATGGAAGAGATGAGAGAATCTGCGAAGATCCTTTATCAAACAATAGAGATGTATGAGAGATGTGTTAAAGAGGGACAAACTGAGTTAATGGCTCACGCTCCTAAATATATCTCAGCTCCAAAGCTGGATATCATGACACAAAACTACTCTTTAATGCAGCACTTCGTACTTGTAACTCAAGGTATGAGACCGCCGGTTGGTGAAGTTTATGTTGCTACTGAATCACCAAAAGGTGAACTAGGGTACTACATCAACTCTCAAGGTGGACCGTATCCGTACAGATTAAAACTACGTGCGCCTTCTTTCTGGCATACAGGAATTTTAACTGACCTATTACCTGGTCACTATATTCCGGATGTTGTTTCTATTATTGGTACAACAAATATCGTATTTGGTGAGGTAGATAGATAA
- a CDS encoding NADH-quinone oxidoreductase subunit C: MRAYTPKDDVQAKAYYTDRYYVAPQVPKTPVEDDAVFAADLAAIKAKFEVSDAYIQVEQMVVYIQPQDIYGVLELMRDELEYTQLSELSAIDWLAKDGTFEIFYQMLSMTKRKRIRIKYFIKEGQAVDSVEKLFRSADWSEREMFDMFGIEANGHPFMKRILMPYDWQGFPLRKTYPLEGDEFAAWYEVDKIYGKEARDIIGPELRDTARIDRYDSERFARLGFEVPKGTEITDDMERTVQEYQEDGGVFLIKKYTKESSKVIDDPQR; the protein is encoded by the coding sequence ATGAGAGCGTATACACCAAAAGATGATGTACAAGCAAAAGCTTATTATACAGATAGATATTATGTAGCACCGCAAGTTCCTAAAACTCCAGTTGAAGATGATGCAGTGTTTGCTGCTGATCTTGCAGCTATCAAAGCGAAGTTTGAAGTAAGCGATGCGTATATCCAAGTTGAGCAAATGGTTGTTTATATTCAGCCGCAAGATATTTACGGTGTACTTGAACTTATGAGAGACGAGTTAGAATATACTCAACTTTCAGAGTTAAGTGCGATCGATTGGTTAGCAAAAGACGGTACTTTCGAGATTTTCTATCAAATGCTTTCTATGACTAAACGTAAACGTATCCGTATCAAGTATTTCATCAAAGAGGGGCAAGCTGTTGACTCTGTTGAAAAACTTTTCCGTTCTGCTGACTGGTCTGAGCGTGAGATGTTCGATATGTTCGGTATCGAAGCTAACGGTCACCCATTCATGAAACGTATCCTTATGCCTTACGACTGGCAAGGTTTCCCACTTCGTAAAACTTACCCGTTAGAGGGTGATGAGTTTGCTGCTTGGTATGAAGTTGATAAAATCTACGGAAAAGAAGCACGCGATATTATCGGGCCTGAACTTCGTGATACTGCAAGAATCGACAGATACGATTCAGAACGTTTTGCACGTCTTGGTTTTGAAGTTCCAAAAGGTACTGAAATCACTGACGATATGGAAAGAACAGTTCAAGAGTATCAAGAAGATGGTGGAGTATTCCTCATCAAAAAATATACAAAAGAGTCATCAAAAGTTATTGATGATCCGCAAAGATAG
- a CDS encoding NuoB/complex I 20 kDa subunit family protein has protein sequence MAQHKVNYTQDGGLPVALTSIDKVVNWGRSNSIWALTYGLACCGIEMMASGASRFDFDRYGTIFRASPRQADVMIVAGTLTKKHAEFIKRLYDQMTEPRWVISMGSCANTGGMFNTYATVQGCDRIIPVDLYLPGCAPRPETLQYGVMLLQQKIRAQKAGKAQKAKRLM, from the coding sequence ATGGCACAACATAAAGTAAATTATACACAAGACGGTGGATTGCCGGTAGCACTTACATCGATCGACAAAGTGGTAAACTGGGGTCGTTCGAACTCAATTTGGGCATTGACTTATGGTCTTGCTTGTTGTGGTATTGAGATGATGGCTTCGGGTGCATCACGTTTTGACTTTGACCGTTACGGAACTATTTTCCGTGCATCTCCTCGTCAGGCTGATGTTATGATTGTAGCGGGAACACTTACAAAAAAACACGCTGAGTTTATTAAACGTCTTTATGACCAAATGACTGAGCCTAGATGGGTTATCTCAATGGGTTCATGTGCAAATACTGGTGGTATGTTTAATACTTACGCAACTGTTCAAGGTTGTGACAGAATTATCCCTGTTGATCTTTATCTTCCAGGTTGTGCACCTCGTCCTGAAACACTTCAGTACGGTGTAATGTTATTACAACAAAAGATCCGTGCACAAAAAGCGGGTAAAGCACAAAAAGCTAAAAGGTTAATGTAA
- a CDS encoding NAD(P)H-quinone oxidoreductase subunit 3, producing MEHISTANPYFGVFVLFVITFGAFIATTTIARLASRALAAKDTEKIKLSVYECGPEVTKQPNRVSPQFYLFALLFLLFDVEIVFMFPWAVDFKVLGWFGFAEMIMFILLLAIGFVYAWKKGALEWHNIK from the coding sequence ATGGAGCATATTAGTACTGCAAATCCGTATTTTGGGGTATTTGTACTTTTTGTTATAACATTTGGTGCTTTTATTGCAACGACTACAATCGCAAGACTTGCGAGTCGTGCATTAGCTGCTAAAGACACTGAAAAAATTAAACTTTCGGTTTATGAATGTGGGCCTGAGGTAACGAAACAACCAAACAGAGTTTCACCTCAGTTTTATCTATTTGCACTTTTGTTTTTACTATTTGATGTAGAGATAGTATTTATGTTTCCTTGGGCTGTAGATTTTAAAGTACTTGGATGGTTTGGATTTGCTGAGATGATTATGTTCATCCTATTATTAGCAATAGGTTTCGTTTATGCATGGAAAAAAGGAGCGCTAGAATGGCACAACATAAAGTAA
- a CDS encoding DUF1302 family protein: MLGRFFLLSLLVTTLAVADDADAFMDGFDEEPLSMVVQPQKEESRFSLSDYGIEGKFKQEFAYSYQNDAPHDRFSSLRTSLFLEYNRDLWKSFKFKINGNGFYDLSYKMKGEEEFTKEELNALQSEVELFDAYIQGSITDDLDIKLGRQVIVWGKSDTIRVVDVLNPLDNRRPGMVDIEDLRLSTTMAKFDYYYDNWDIAPVIILEQREDKNPPFGGDFNPSPVKQPLQKKPNDVTYALNISGEFTGFDLDFYYANIYPNFEFYPRTDVNIESKINMYGAAIAYVYGSLLVKGEAAYMQNYKFLQTGDEKFDRLDMLLGFEYNGIADTTVSLDLANKRFVNTNSFKKDNYQGAFRITSDFKNATVHLNYLVSAFGDTFDGGGYQRAWIEYDASDSIKTTLGVVDYLKGNSFFDAISDNDMLFYDISYSF; encoded by the coding sequence TTGTTAGGGCGTTTTTTTCTTTTATCTCTACTGGTAACTACATTGGCTGTTGCAGATGATGCCGATGCTTTTATGGATGGGTTTGATGAAGAACCTCTTAGCATGGTAGTACAACCTCAAAAAGAGGAGAGTAGATTCTCTTTATCAGATTACGGCATTGAAGGAAAATTCAAACAGGAGTTTGCCTACAGTTATCAAAATGATGCCCCACACGACAGATTCTCTTCTCTAAGAACATCTTTGTTCCTTGAGTATAACAGAGATCTTTGGAAGAGCTTTAAATTTAAAATCAACGGAAACGGATTTTACGATCTCTCTTACAAAATGAAAGGGGAAGAGGAGTTTACAAAAGAGGAGCTAAATGCTCTGCAAAGTGAAGTTGAACTTTTTGATGCCTATATCCAAGGCTCGATTACTGATGATCTTGATATAAAACTTGGACGTCAGGTGATAGTGTGGGGGAAAAGTGATACTATCCGCGTAGTTGATGTACTTAATCCTTTAGATAATCGTCGTCCCGGTATGGTAGATATTGAAGACCTTCGTCTAAGTACGACGATGGCAAAGTTTGATTACTATTATGACAACTGGGATATTGCACCGGTTATCATACTTGAACAGCGCGAAGATAAAAATCCCCCGTTTGGTGGAGATTTTAATCCGTCACCTGTCAAACAGCCTTTACAGAAAAAGCCGAATGATGTAACGTATGCTCTAAATATTTCCGGAGAGTTTACAGGGTTTGATTTAGATTTTTATTATGCAAATATCTACCCGAATTTCGAGTTTTATCCAAGAACAGATGTTAATATTGAAAGTAAGATCAATATGTACGGTGCAGCTATCGCTTATGTATATGGAAGCTTGCTTGTTAAAGGAGAAGCGGCATATATGCAAAACTATAAGTTTTTGCAAACGGGAGATGAAAAGTTTGACAGACTTGATATGTTGCTAGGTTTTGAATATAACGGAATTGCAGATACAACGGTGAGTCTAGACCTTGCCAACAAACGGTTTGTAAATACGAATTCGTTTAAAAAAGATAACTATCAAGGAGCTTTTCGAATTACATCCGACTTTAAAAATGCAACGGTGCACCTTAACTACTTAGTAAGTGCATTTGGAGATACGTTTGATGGGGGTGGATATCAAAGAGCTTGGATCGAATATGATGCTTCAGATAGTATCAAAACTACTTTAGGTGTAGTGGACTACCTTAAAGGAAATAGCTTTTTTGATGCCATAAGTGATAACGATATGCTTTTTTATGATATTTCATACAGTTTTTAG
- a CDS encoding outer membrane lipoprotein-sorting protein codes for MIKKICLVTLLGFGSFIQANEARDIAQKVYDRDDGKTIIQDMKMILIDKNNNQRIREIKTFGKDFGKDDYRIMFFKSPADVKDTAFLTYDYDDASKDDDQWLYLPALKKVKRIPTSDKSSSFMGSDFSYYDMTKRSVDDYTYKIMKHTQVRGHDTTMLESLPVNEDVIEESGYVKTIGLVREDIDMVVRSIGFMKNGDRKYLDVTKMHKQEGIWVVDEMVMTTKQGKATLHKTILQFENIKVNKPIDDDVFTTRRLEKGL; via the coding sequence ATGATCAAAAAGATATGTTTAGTTACGTTATTGGGGTTTGGGAGTTTCATTCAAGCGAATGAAGCAAGAGATATCGCTCAAAAAGTTTATGACAGAGATGACGGTAAAACTATCATCCAAGATATGAAGATGATACTTATCGATAAAAATAACAATCAAAGAATCAGAGAGATCAAAACATTCGGAAAAGATTTCGGCAAAGATGACTACAGAATCATGTTTTTTAAATCTCCTGCAGATGTAAAAGATACTGCATTTTTAACGTATGATTATGATGATGCAAGCAAAGATGATGATCAGTGGCTCTATCTTCCGGCACTTAAAAAAGTAAAAAGAATTCCGACAAGCGATAAAAGTTCAAGTTTTATGGGGAGTGATTTCTCATACTACGACATGACAAAAAGAAGCGTAGATGATTACACATACAAAATTATGAAACATACACAAGTACGCGGACATGACACAACTATGCTTGAATCGCTTCCTGTGAATGAAGATGTGATTGAAGAATCGGGTTATGTAAAAACTATAGGTTTAGTGCGAGAAGATATAGATATGGTGGTTCGTTCAATCGGTTTTATGAAAAACGGAGATAGAAAATATCTTGATGTGACTAAGATGCATAAACAAGAGGGTATATGGGTAGTTGATGAGATGGTAATGACAACAAAGCAGGGCAAAGCTACTCTTCACAAAACAATCTTGCAGTTTGAGAATATCAAAGTGAACAAGCCGATCGATGATGATGTATTTACTACTAGAAGACTCGAAAAAGGACTCTAG